From a single Apium graveolens cultivar Ventura chromosome 2, ASM990537v1, whole genome shotgun sequence genomic region:
- the LOC141707186 gene encoding phosphoglucan phosphatase DSP4, amyloplastic produces MNCLHNLPRFRSSFLPLQDGKCCANISPCVVNRSGVISATDRRRNISMKATNGSTPVTNADGAKVVEEEKSDEYSNNMTEAMGAVLTYRHELGMNYNFIRPDLIVGSCLQTPADVDKLRVIGVKTIFCLQKDSDLEYFDVDINAIREYASTFDDIQHLRAEIRDFDAFDLRLRLPAVISKLHKAVNRNGGVTYIHCTAGLGRAPATALAYMFWVQGYNLKEALDILLSKRFCFPKLEAIKSATADILTGRKKKPVTLKWNGDNCSTVEISGLDIGWGPKIPLSYDEEQGLWVLHRELPEGRFEYKYIVDGDWLYNKDEPVTPINKDGHINNYVQVSDDNPESITAKLRERLMVDEPDLTKNERLIIRQFLEACPDDE; encoded by the exons atgaACTGCCTTCACAATCTCCCCAG ATTCAGATCCTCATTTTTGCCACTTCAAGACGGTAAATGTTGCGCTAACATATCTCCCTGCGTTGTTAATCGCTCG GGCGTTATCAGTGCTACTGATCGGCGTCGAAACATTTCGATGAAG GCAACAAATGGCTCTACACCAGTTACCAATGCAGACGGTGCTAAAGTGGTGGAGGAAGAGAAGTCTGATGAATACAGTAATAACATGACTGAAGCTATGGGTGCTG TGTTGACATATAGGCATGAATTGGGAATGAACTACAACTTCATTCGTCCAGACTTAATTGTTGGGTCATGCCTGCAG ACTCCAGCGGATGTGGACAAGCTTCGTGTCATTGGTGTAAAAACCATTTTTTGCTTGCAAAAAGATTCTGATCTCGA ATACTTTGATGTTGACATCAATGCCATCAGGGAATATGCAAGCACATTTGATGACATTCAGCACTTGCGTGCTGAAATAAG GGACTTCGACGCATTTGATTTGAGGTTGCGGCTTCCAGCTGTCATCAGCAAACTACATAAAGCAGTTAATCGAAATGGGGGTGTAACTTATATACATTGCACAGCTGGACTTGGAAGAGCGCCTGCAACTGCG TTGGCATACATGTTCTGGGTTCAAGGCTATAATCTCAAGGAAGCCCTCGACATACTACTG AGCAAGCGTTTTTGTTTCCCAAAACTTGAAGCTATTAAGAGTGCAACTGCTGACATA CTTACAGGTCGGAAAAAGAAGCCTGTCACCTTGAAATGGAATGGTGACAATTGTTCGACGGTGGAAATCTCTGGCCTTGATATAGGATGGGGTCCg AAAATACCTTTAAGTTATGACGAGGAACAAGGATTGTGGGTTCTTCACAGGGAATTGCCT GAAGGACGCTTCGAGTACAAGTATATTGTTGATGGCGACTGGTTGTACAATAAAGATGAACCTGTCACTCCAATCAACAAGGATGGCCACATCAACAACTATGTCCAA GTGTCAGATGATAATCCAGAGAGCATTACCGCCAAGTTGCGGGAGAGGTTGATGGTAGATGAACCCGATCTTACAAAGAATGAGCGACTCATAATACGCCAATTTCTTGAAGCTTGTCCAGATGATGAATGA